The following proteins come from a genomic window of Loxodonta africana isolate mLoxAfr1 chromosome 19, mLoxAfr1.hap2, whole genome shotgun sequence:
- the RP1L1 gene encoding retinitis pigmentosa 1-like 1 protein, which produces MNSTPQDAQAPRYHEFLLPSVARTSSITQVTPAKKITFFKRGDPRFSGVRLAVHQRVFKNFSALMDELSQRMPLSFGVRSVTTPQGLHCLSTLEQLEDGGCYLCSDKKPPQARSGPGGQQGTDPSAQPSGDLEGWYEVPGTPSSWKGPKAPRRIMLVKNTDPRFQRTVVLSHRNTRSLKTFISKASDLLQFPVKQVFTISGKKVDSLQSLLHSPLVLVCAGHESFRPPAMEESRRNGTETLPGLTSRNKNGSWGLKAKQSVIHSRSKSDGRLRQFSLLSERSGISDPPVSPHCTWMGPALHRHPQNTPVHLGPLVADDDFEKKVHMNEDGSLSVEMKVRFHLLSKDMLLWSRGARKASTLTTPSEECPVLGEVDPLHCVLEGSPGGFSEPGAPGLRHCESGGEEAFNQGQQAGPGYQIWTNPLYRTQGEETDSWRRALLTKHCHSTASWSQGVASGKRTSKIRVSLASNDRPTAGSEANSSYCPRTPEGSVGSCSGHQAARAASKREVEQEAGCTHLAGGDPNLGPKLCQKGGGEGGREQEAQEEGSKEQPSLGCLKPEPCSLEVTLPDLSASASFLKRSGETGEPCWGCASSEGTVISQQEHTQEGSTNCPPLSPSSLKNGDLQAKECGQGTGGHKARDGSVTRLPVALDHSSSWYAGGCSSPLSSCTSAQRRSRKQKSQASAMSSPNTSDFGSISQRSHHRQHHHQRVVPYSLDLPTTKQVLSPANTGGSCSGGPELGFPESSSSVRKQASKDPGSPSSGSLCSQSTPGVSSAAIILVSNSDPQKTNCASHFYHSHFTSAETKGDSELRVSSPPTPSNTSDSFSSHVKVDHLDEKAGGNNPKLSSPLVWVVKWPDGVKSGDHQGSCCSQIDTSLVCRTHGGKMQALQASQPQGGPRSISGACLVCSRYCPTPPRGQPCIKKHSSSSSSNSNSNQSANRGSGGREQGEEKLSGLRTLPLISKSGVTGKAVRATTRSSPSPCPSPSPSPSPSPSPRGMSQGKVAGEGESLEEQEEDGGMMPSALPHISPEAVIREWLSHIPEEPILMKYEMMDESPNVAGDGPEGTQEDPVDKHSLEGLGELARVREQPLEGETSEKPELDRSSVTDDAIPKSKEAFPQRGASRGVSDACEKDRASDRTTVGRGVSEGILPSRIPASIQIMKELISSKQGRPSSLPEVSGVVGRRLSHSACALVTCLTRLHFFDEHLGSSASKMRFIDSPKFQELLVTLQSLWPQCDLGKDKLDLGLQELGSCQGLPGFTSHAVTEDFTPTSSSGVDVSSGSRGSREGSGPCPVDCALSPERMELPLKMVTSSISDQRPDSRASENPEDPRNQHLSCSKVSSNSQAWACATNQDEAGENSREQMLGNSLEQLVENTMQEEGIQVEKTQEEIEKEEMQEEHNKEEEFPETERVNKQELSVDSTEDGEGTQEDTRMQKEETGRDPDSVGLCPPGMSDKPKELFSNPSECDSHASEHQSGPTFDYGLKKLPGNAEMAGGQTQVNSTQGPGVKSSSKAHRGFLDLDPIWVFKLLKKMEKAFMTHFVSATAMVRAHWGLQNNDLLDQMVAELEQNVGWRLQDSIKRELRKIQIRARRKAARPLRWEMSMQTEQRRRSLQGLRNLSAFTEQTRAHGLFSLTLEDEPTVSGAQRNELGGKAKGEEFCPCKACMRKKVSPIPSRDTMGAGSAPIKKAFDLQQILQKRKGGPNNGEAVEEAPEEGGMGLLQVASLRTRSVQGVYGELEPGLGLSSGADEGDEIEGKQKLSGDEDPELGEGEGASYQEGEEDTDTQKRDRKTGISVGNNLEKEEWEEQHVGEQEENMNEDSGNEDNLKDKASGRGNRGPGGDVDGTDAIKAQKAEGEGQTELRDEKEGSPPVSQGEVQLGKASENSCPDQEGKLASPAAPSGDTPYQRSASKTVNSSSSMSSLGNCSQVSQKGSEEEHPNGDTRSIADEPKGITHQERKVTRMYFKSSTSEGEGAPSGPSTPDQGADDDPDLEDRKIVKSLTFTKVVDRADEFGQDDLDF; this is translated from the exons GTGGACTCCCTGCAGAGTTTGCTACACAGCCCCTTAGTGCTGGTGTGTGCTGGTCATGAGTCCTTCAGACCACCTGCAATGGaagaatctagaagaaatggtACTGAAACTTTACCTGGGCTGACTTCAAGGAATAAAAATG GGAGCTGGGGACTGAAGGCCAAGCAGAGCGTTATCCACTCAAGGTCCAAGTCAGATGGCAGGTTGCGGCAGTTCTCCTTGCTATCAGAGAGGTCTGGTATCAGTGACCCCCCTGTGTCCCCACATTGCACCTGGATGGGCCCTGCCCTTCACAGGCACCCTCAGAACACACCAGTCCACCTTGGCCCCTTGGTGGCTGATGATGACTTTGAGAAGAAGGTCCACATGAATGAAGATGGCAGCCTGTCTGTGGAGATGAAAGTCCGTTTCCACCTGCTCAGCAAGGACATGCTCCTGTGGTCCAGGGGCGCCAGGAAGGCCAGCACCCTCACAACACCCAGTGAGGAGTGCCCTGTCCTGGGGGAGGTGGATCCCCTACATTGCGTGTTGGAAGGCAGCCCTGGGGGCTTCTCAGAGCCTGGGGCACCAGGATTGAGGCATTGCGAGTCAGGGGGTGAGGAGGCTTTtaaccaaggtcagcaggcagGTCCCGGCTATCAGATCTGGACAAACCCCCTGTACAGGACCCAGGGAGAAGAAACAGATTCTTGGAGGAGGGCCCTGCTCACTAAGCACTGCCACTCCACAGCTTCCTGGAGCCAAGGAGTTGCCAGTGGGAAAAGGACCAGTAAGATCAGGGTTAGCTTGGCCTCCAATGACAGACCCACAGCAGGCTCTGAGGCAAACTCCTCTTACTGCCCCAGGACCCCGGAAGGCAGCGTGGGCAGCTGCAGTGGGCATCAGGCTGCCAGGGCTGCCTCCAAGAGAGAAGTTGAGCAGGAGGCTGGCTGCACCCACCTGGCTGGTGGGGACCCAAACCTGGGACCCAAACTATGTCAAAAAGGAGGAGGGGAGGGTGGCAGGGAACAAGAAGCCCAAGAGGAGGGAAGTAAAGAACAGCCTTCACTGGGCTGCCTGAAACCTGAGCCCTGCAGCCTGGAGGTTACTCTTCCTGATTTGTCAGCAAGTGCTAGTTTTCTCAAGAGGTCTGGTGAAACAGGTGAGCCATGCTGGGGCTGTGCAAGCAGTGAGGGAACCGTGATTTCACAGCAGGAGCACACCCAGGAAGGCAGCACCAATTGCCCTCCTTTGAGTCCCTCATCTTTGAAGAATGGAGACCTACAGGCAAAAGAGTGTGGACAGGGCACTGGGGGCCATAAGGCCAGGGATGGGTCTGTGACAAGGCTGCCCGTGGCTTTGGACCATTCTAGCTCATGGTATGCTGGTGGGTGCTCTTCCCCACTTTCCTCCTGTACCTCAGCCCAGAGGAGGAGTAGAAAGCAGAAGAGCCAAGCTAGTGCGATGTCCTCACCCAACACTTCAGACTTTGGCAGCATTTCTCAGAGAAGCCACCACAGGCAGCACCACCACCAAAGGGTTGTCCCCTACTCATTGGACTTGCCCACAACCAAACAAGTATTGAGTCCTGCTAATACAGGAGGGTCCTGCTCAGGTGGCCCAGAACTAGGTTTTCCTGAAAGCTCATCTAGTGTCAGGAAACAGGCTTCCAAGGACCCAGGATCTCCCTCCTCTGGCTCTCTTTGTTCCCAGTCCACACCAGGGGTCAGCAGTGCTGCCATTATACTTGTTAGTAATTCAGATCCACAAAAAACAAACTGTGCTTCTCATTTCTACCACTCACACTTCACCTCTGCTGAGACTAAAGGGGATTCTGAACTCAGGGTGAGCTCACCCCCTACACCTTCCAACACATCAGACTCCTTCAGCTCTCATGTTAAGGTTGATCACctggatgaaaaggcaggaggcaACAATCCCAAGCTCTCCTCACCCTTGGTTTGGGTAGTTAAATGGCCTGATGGAGTGAAATCAGGAGACCACCAAGGCAGTTGCTGCTCCCAGATTGATACATCCCTGGTCTGCAGGACCCATGGTGGTAAAATGCAGGCCCTGCAGGCTTCCCAGCCACAGGGTGGCCCTCGATCTATCTCTGGGGCCTGCTTAGTGTGCAGCAGGTACTGCCCCACACCCCCAAGGGGACAACCTTGCATCAAGAAACACTCTTCAAGCAGTAGCAGCAATAGCAATAGCAACCAAAGTGCCAACCGGGGGTCAGGTGGACGTGAGCAGGGGGAAGAAAAACTCAGTGGACTGAGAACACTGCCCCTGATCTCAAAATCAGGGGTCACAGGGAAAGCAGTGAGAGCAACCACGAGGAgcagccccagcccctgccccagccccagccccagccccagccccagccccagccccagaggGATGTCACAGGGGAAGGTTGCTGGTGAAGGGGAAAGCCTTGAGGAGCAAGAGGAAGATGGTGGCATGATGCCTAGTGCTCTGCCCCACATTTCACCAGAAGCTGTCATCCGTGAATGGCTGAGCCACATCCCAGAAGAGCCCATACTCATGAAATATGAGATGATGGATGAGAGCCCAAATGTGGCTGGGGATGGCCCAGAAGGCACCCAGGAGGACCCTGTTGACAAACATTCTCTGGAAGGCCTTGGGGAGTTAGCTCGGGTCAGAGAGCAGCCCCTGGAAGGGGAGACCAGTGAGAAACCAGAACTAGATAGATCCTCAGTGACTGATGATGCTATTCCCAAATCAAAAGAGGCTTTTCCTCAAAGAGGAGCTTCCAGGGGTGTTTCAGATGCTTGTGAGAAGGACAGAGCCAGTGATAGAACCACTGTGGGCCGTGGTGTAAGTGAGGGTATCCTGCCTAGCAGGATACCTGCCTCCATACAGATCATGAAGGAATTAATCAGCTCAAAGCAGGGCCGGCCCAGCAGCCTGCCTGAAGTGTCTGGTGTGGTGGGGAGGAGGCTCAgccactctgcctgtgctcttGTCACATGTCTCACCAGGCTTCACTTCTTTGATGAACACCTTGGGTCTTCTGCCAGCAAAATGAGGTTCATAGACTCCCCTAAGTTCCAAGAGCTCCTGGTCACTCTCCAGTCCCTGTGGCCacagtgtgaccttgggaaagacAAGTTGGACTTGGGCCTTCAGGAACTTGGATCGTGCCAGGGTCTGCCAGGTTTCACATCCCATGCTGTGACCGAGGATTTCACTCCAACATCCTCCTCAGGAGTGGATGTCAGCAGTGGTTCCAGAGGGTCAAGGGAGGGCAGTGGGCCTTGCCCTGTGGACTGTGCCCTGAGCCCTGAGAGGATGGAGCTGCCCTTGAAAATGGTGACAAGCAGCATCTCCGATCAGAGGCCTGACTCTAGAGCTTCAGAGAACCCAGAGGATCCGAGAAACCAACACCTGAGCTGTTCCAAAGTCTCCTCAAACTCCCAAGCTTGGGCTTGTGCCACAAACCaggatgaagcaggagaaaacagCAGGGAACAGATGTTGGGCAATAGCCTAGAACAGTTAGTTGAAAACACAATGCAGGAAGAGGGGATACAAGTAGAGAAaacacaagaagaaatagaaaaagaagaaatgcaaGAAGAACATAATAAAGAGGAAGAGTTTCCAGAAACGGAAAGAGTCAATAAACAGGAATTGTCAGTGGACAGCACTGAGGATGGAGAGGGCACACAGGAAGATACAAGAATGCAGAAAGAGGAAACAGGAAGAGACCCTGACTCTGTAGGCCTGTGTCCTCCAGGAATGAGTGATAAACCAAAAGAGCTCTTCAGTAACCCCAGTGAGTGTGACTCTCATGCCAGTGAACATCAAAGTGGCCCCACGTTTGATTATGGTTTGAAAAAGCTGCCCGGAAATGCTGAGATGGCAGGTGGACAAACTCAGGTCAACTCTACTCAGGGGCCAGGGGTGAAAAGTAGCTCCAAGGCCCACAGAGGGTTCCTGGATCTTGACCCCATCTGGGTGTTCAAGTTGTTGAAAAAGATGGAGAAGGCCTTCATGACCCACTTTGTTAGTGCCACAGCCATGGTTCGAGCCCACTGGGGTCTGCAGAACAATGATTTGCTGGACCAGATGGTGGCAGAACTGGAGCAGAACGTGGGCTGGCGGCTCCAAGACAGCATTAAGAGGGAGCTCAGGAAGATCCAGATCAGGGCCAGAAGGAAAGCGGCCAGGCCACTGCGGTGGGAGATGTCGATGCAGACAGAACAGCGGAGACGCAGCCTCCAGGGCCTGCGCAACCTCTCTGCCTTCACGGAGCAGACCCGAGCCCATGGGCTCTTCTCCCTCACCCTGGAAGATGAGCCAACCGTTAGTGGTGCCCAGAGAAATGAGCTGGGTGGGAAGGCCAAGGGGGAGGAGTTTTGCCCCTGCAAGGCCTGCATGAGGAAGAAAGTGAGCCCCATACCCTCGAGGGACACAATGGGAGCAGGCAGCGCACCCATCAAAAAGGCCTTTGACCTGCAGCAGATTCTGCAGAAGAGGAAGGGAGGACCTAATAATGGGGAGGCAGTAGAGGAAGCTCCTGAGGAGGGAGGGATGGGGCTGCTTCAGGTGGCCTCCTTGAGGACCAGATCTGTCCAGGGAGTTTATGGAGAGCTGGAGCCAGGATTAGGCCTTAGTTCTGGGGCAGATGAGGGAGATGAGATCGAAgggaaacagaaactcagtggagATGAAGATCCTGAACtaggggaaggagagggggctagttatcaggagggagaggAAGACACAGATACTCAGAAGAGAGACAGGAAAACAGGTATCAGTGTTGGCAACAACCTGGAGAAAGAAGAATGGGAGGAGCAGCATGTGGGTGAGCAGGAAGAAAACATGAATGAAGACTCTGGGAATGAGGATAATTTGAAGGACAAAGCATCAGGAAGAGGTAATCGAGGTCCAGGAGGAGATGTTGATGGTACAGATGCTATTAAGGCCCAGAAAGCTGAAGGAGAGGGACAGACAGAGTTGAGAGATGAGAAAGAAGGTAGCCCACCAGTTAGCCAAGGAGAGGTGCAGTTGGGTAAGGCTTCTGAAAACAGCTGTCCAGACCAAGAGGGGAAGCTCGCATCTCCTGCTGCCCCAAGTGGAGACACCCCCTACCAAAGATCAGCCTCCAAAACAGTCAACTCCTCCTCTAGCATGTCATCTTTAGGAAACTGCTCTCAGGTCTCTCAGAAAGGTTCAGAAGAAGAGCATCCCAATGGAGACACAAGGAGCATTGCAGATGAGCCCAAGGGAATCACTCATCAAGAAAGAAAAGTCACCAGGATGTACTTCAAAAGCTCCacctctgagggagaaggagccCCTTCAGGCCCAAGCACTCCAGACCAGGGGGCAGATGACGACCCTGACTTAGAAGATAGGAAGATAGTTAAAAGCCTCACTTTTACCAAGGTGGTAGACAGGGCAGATGAATTTGGCCAAGATGATTTAGATTTCTAG